The Pirellulimonas nuda genome includes a region encoding these proteins:
- a CDS encoding prenyltransferase/squalene oxidase repeat-containing protein yields MMLRFESRPARRVRSIRSVAPRLPGAAPLIDGARVAIVTARAALLARQSPCGAWRSGAGIDAGLTARLVLLDLRVGASDPLRTEQLCRALRGAQSESGGWPAAGDGPVDLSCSVLAYFALKSAGASPADPDLRRARQAIAELGGLGGVDLDAQRWLAMFGQVAQSGVTPVVTLSPKQGVAELIGAGDATTSAVARPIDPLAEALWEAAVNNRPADLAGRLHHDTQAETLAVHAPCDQTLNTAAALGGLLATGADPLDGAIVAGRTALGASAADGSILARAAALLALADAGRAADAPPWLRVAQEEEVAAGTAAAADELRAALAESLRAEQQADGSWCSAGSADALTTAVAVRALASAGVHPQNAQACGAGRKYLAVQQQLSGGWDSSTLGPVPATAAVLLALAGDGAEHTVAIEAAANWLLAHQHASGAWCKDDTAATAAAVEAVVEAGMELDALEPSVAWLLDASADDGGWSGTDDAFCPQATAAALTALVAWRDAASRQLATAPRPALRLVRA; encoded by the coding sequence GGCTCGAGCCGCTCTGCTGGCTCGCCAATCGCCCTGCGGCGCTTGGCGCAGCGGGGCCGGCATCGACGCCGGGCTCACCGCGCGGCTCGTGCTGCTCGATCTTCGCGTCGGCGCGTCCGACCCGCTGCGTACCGAACAACTCTGCCGAGCCCTGCGCGGCGCCCAGTCCGAATCAGGAGGCTGGCCGGCCGCCGGCGACGGGCCGGTTGACCTGTCTTGCAGCGTGCTGGCCTACTTCGCCCTGAAGTCGGCCGGCGCCAGCCCCGCCGACCCCGACCTGCGACGCGCTCGACAAGCGATCGCCGAGCTAGGCGGCTTGGGCGGAGTCGACCTCGATGCGCAGCGCTGGCTCGCGATGTTCGGCCAGGTCGCCCAATCGGGCGTAACGCCGGTGGTGACGCTCTCGCCCAAGCAGGGCGTAGCCGAGCTGATCGGCGCCGGCGACGCGACGACCTCTGCGGTGGCTCGGCCGATCGACCCGCTCGCCGAGGCGTTGTGGGAAGCAGCCGTCAACAACCGCCCGGCCGACCTCGCGGGGCGTCTGCACCACGACACGCAGGCCGAAACGCTGGCCGTCCACGCCCCCTGTGACCAAACGCTCAACACGGCCGCGGCCCTGGGTGGGCTGCTGGCGACGGGCGCGGACCCGCTGGACGGGGCGATCGTCGCCGGCCGCACCGCGCTGGGCGCTAGCGCCGCCGATGGATCGATCCTTGCTCGGGCAGCGGCGCTGCTGGCGCTGGCCGACGCCGGCCGCGCGGCAGACGCCCCCCCTTGGCTCCGCGTAGCACAGGAAGAAGAGGTGGCAGCCGGCACGGCCGCGGCTGCCGATGAGCTGCGTGCGGCCCTCGCCGAATCGCTCCGGGCCGAGCAGCAAGCCGATGGCTCGTGGTGCTCCGCTGGATCGGCCGACGCTCTTACTACCGCGGTGGCGGTCCGCGCGCTCGCTTCGGCCGGCGTTCATCCGCAGAACGCACAGGCCTGCGGCGCCGGCCGAAAGTACTTGGCGGTCCAGCAGCAGCTAAGCGGCGGCTGGGATTCCTCGACGCTGGGGCCGGTGCCGGCGACCGCCGCGGTGCTGTTGGCCCTGGCCGGCGACGGGGCGGAGCACACTGTAGCCATCGAGGCCGCCGCCAACTGGTTGTTGGCCCACCAGCACGCCAGCGGCGCCTGGTGCAAAGACGACACCGCCGCCACGGCCGCCGCGGTCGAGGCGGTTGTCGAGGCGGGAATGGAGCTCGACGCGCTGGAGCCGTCGGTGGCTTGGCTGCTGGACGCCTCGGCAGACGACGGCGGCTGGAGCGGAACCGACGACGCGTTCTGCCCTCAAGCCACCGCCGCGGCCCTCACCGCACTGGTTGCGTGGCGCGATGCGGCGAGCCGGCAGCTCGCCACCGCGCCTCGCCCTGCCCTGCGGCTGGTGCGCGCCTAG
- a CDS encoding NYN domain-containing protein has product MFLIDGYNLLHAAGVFAQGQAAGTLQAEREALLAMLAGRLTAKQRRVTTIVFDAAGAPPGLPDTATHESIKIRYARGYEDADALLEEIIEQHRAPKGMVVVSSDHRVQRAARSRGARWVDSEQWVRELPRVKKRNPSDRLENAPGIGDAAYWAEQFSDAETIAALEHAAAEEARRKGSVPRRPPEDPKQPLPPKKPKKEQQRFGEGIFEGFPPGYGEDLLDGPDIS; this is encoded by the coding sequence ATGTTCTTGATCGACGGCTACAACCTGCTGCACGCCGCCGGGGTGTTCGCCCAAGGGCAAGCGGCCGGCACGCTGCAGGCCGAACGCGAGGCCCTGCTGGCGATGCTCGCGGGCCGGCTCACCGCCAAGCAGCGGCGGGTGACGACAATCGTGTTCGACGCGGCCGGCGCGCCGCCGGGGTTGCCCGATACCGCGACCCACGAATCAATCAAGATCCGCTACGCCCGCGGCTACGAAGACGCGGACGCGCTGCTGGAAGAGATCATCGAGCAGCACCGCGCGCCCAAGGGGATGGTGGTAGTCTCCAGCGACCACCGCGTGCAACGCGCCGCGCGGAGCCGGGGCGCCCGCTGGGTCGACAGCGAACAATGGGTGCGGGAGCTCCCGCGGGTCAAGAAGCGCAATCCTTCGGACCGCCTCGAAAACGCCCCCGGCATCGGCGACGCCGCGTACTGGGCGGAGCAGTTCAGCGACGCGGAGACGATCGCGGCGCTCGAACACGCGGCCGCCGAAGAAGCACGGCGCAAGGGGAGCGTCCCCCGGCGTCCCCCCGAGGACCCCAAGCAACCGCTCCCGCCAAAGAAGCCTAAGAAGGAGCAGCAGCGCTTCGGCGAGGGGATCTTCGAAGGGTTCCCGCCGGGGTACGGCGAAGACCTCCTCGACGGCCCCGACATATCTTGA
- a CDS encoding aspartate/ornithine carbamoyltransferase family protein: MEPPAPLTQDDRDLLHYETRLTRPVAAKAAEFCADGRLRHVIFSGQLSPHLLDALAGTADRIRLLSQTRAGQDFLIGLAPHKRAMLYFTQPSTRTFLSFMAACQILGITCNEVRDPSTSSETKGETRFDSIRMFSSYFDLIIMRSPIARLAECCAYLMNDLEASGSRSVPIINAGSGADEHPTQALLDIYTLQRTFNFENPKDSPGAGKLEELRKQHGFEGLERGLAGKTYGFCGDICRGRTVRSLAMLLAAYPGVRLVFITPDHPRLRMRDDLRDRLRERGVAVVELDSFEAAIDGRPAIEQIDALYMTRVQKEHNEPGDAESLAAIDFSQYRLSMALVSRMKRYAPILHPFPRDQHFGEIPHEIDNDPRAMYFRQARNGMWIRAALLAHVLGLDVAAAPPGLGARI, from the coding sequence ATGGAACCCCCCGCGCCGCTGACGCAAGACGACCGCGACCTGCTGCACTACGAGACGCGTCTCACGCGTCCCGTGGCCGCCAAGGCGGCAGAGTTCTGCGCCGACGGCCGGCTGCGGCACGTGATCTTTTCCGGGCAGTTGAGCCCCCATCTGCTCGACGCCCTGGCGGGCACGGCCGATCGGATCCGGCTGCTCTCTCAGACCCGTGCGGGGCAAGACTTTCTCATCGGCCTCGCCCCCCACAAGCGGGCCATGCTGTACTTTACGCAGCCCTCAACGCGGACCTTCCTCTCCTTCATGGCGGCCTGCCAGATCTTGGGGATCACCTGCAACGAGGTCCGCGACCCCTCTACTTCGAGCGAGACCAAGGGGGAGACCCGTTTCGACTCGATCCGGATGTTCAGCAGTTACTTCGACCTGATCATCATGCGTTCTCCCATCGCTAGGCTGGCCGAGTGCTGCGCCTACCTGATGAACGACCTGGAGGCCAGCGGCTCGCGCAGCGTGCCGATCATCAACGCCGGCTCCGGGGCCGACGAGCACCCCACGCAGGCGCTGCTGGACATCTACACGCTGCAGCGGACGTTCAACTTCGAGAACCCAAAGGACTCCCCCGGCGCCGGCAAACTAGAAGAGCTGCGCAAACAGCACGGCTTCGAGGGCCTGGAGCGGGGCCTGGCGGGGAAGACGTACGGGTTCTGCGGAGACATCTGCCGGGGCCGCACCGTGCGGTCGCTGGCGATGCTGCTGGCCGCCTACCCCGGCGTGCGGCTGGTGTTCATCACCCCCGACCACCCGCGGCTGCGTATGCGAGACGACCTGCGGGATCGGCTGCGTGAACGGGGCGTCGCCGTGGTCGAGCTCGACTCGTTCGAGGCCGCCATCGACGGGCGGCCCGCCATCGAGCAGATCGACGCGCTCTACATGACCCGCGTACAGAAGGAGCACAACGAGCCCGGCGACGCCGAATCGCTCGCGGCGATCGACTTCAGCCAGTACCGGCTCAGCATGGCGCTTGTGTCGCGGATGAAGCGGTACGCCCCCATCCTGCACCCGTTCCCGCGCGACCAGCACTTCGGCGAGATCCCGCACGAGATCGACAACGACCCCCGAGCGATGTACTTCCGGCAAGCAAGAAACGGCATGTGGATCCGCGCCGCGTTGCTGGCCCACGTGCTGGGCCTCGACGTGGCGGCTGCGCCGCCGGGGCTAGGGGCTAGGATTTAG
- a CDS encoding PEP-CTERM sorting domain-containing protein: MHTYSRSAAIMLAALCLSADRAAACVLCEQGACPLHAHVVIGGGEDVPLLASEFDPGVPAFQVSARWTSTATQPSFSGGTGAIGSPAIITWGVVPDGTPVFAGTYGNDPSNLIATFDGLYPSGGLPSDPLIDRPWMQLYKQVFDRWSELGGVSFVYEPNNTTSGISTVTGTLGVNSDIRIAGHLIDGEVPGVPSIVAINYFPNNADQVLDTANVLFYGNTELNSLRFRNTVGHEIGHALGFNHVEDRAEYGILMEPRITIGFDGPQFDDILALHRNYGDRLEKSGGNDTAATATQAGVISPGGSWQIGTSAGSAVVTPDQSDFISIDNLSDVDYYEFSVAQAMLVDVRLTPVGPSYGIDAASGDPLFVTSHLADLSLELLANSQTVGFANLRGYGFAETISGLQALPGVIYHAVARGVSGQVQMYRLEISAVPEPASALLMALGLAAFARCRRWRGACA; the protein is encoded by the coding sequence ATGCATACCTATTCACGCTCCGCAGCGATCATGCTGGCGGCGCTATGCCTCTCTGCCGACAGGGCCGCCGCGTGCGTCCTCTGTGAGCAGGGCGCCTGCCCTCTGCACGCCCACGTGGTCATCGGCGGTGGCGAGGACGTCCCCCTGCTCGCCTCGGAGTTCGACCCCGGCGTGCCCGCTTTCCAGGTCAGCGCGCGCTGGACCTCCACCGCCACCCAGCCCTCCTTCAGCGGCGGGACCGGCGCCATCGGCTCGCCGGCCATTATCACCTGGGGCGTCGTGCCAGACGGCACGCCGGTCTTTGCCGGGACGTACGGAAACGACCCCAGCAACCTTATCGCCACCTTCGACGGGCTCTACCCTTCCGGCGGGCTCCCTTCGGACCCGCTGATCGACCGCCCGTGGATGCAGCTTTACAAGCAGGTGTTCGATCGCTGGTCGGAACTCGGCGGCGTGAGCTTTGTGTACGAGCCCAACAACACAACCTCGGGCATCTCGACCGTGACCGGCACGCTGGGTGTGAACTCCGACATCCGGATCGCCGGCCACCTGATTGACGGCGAGGTGCCCGGCGTGCCGTCGATCGTCGCCATCAACTACTTCCCGAACAACGCCGACCAGGTGCTCGACACCGCAAACGTGCTCTTCTACGGCAACACGGAGCTCAACTCGCTCCGCTTCCGCAACACGGTCGGCCACGAGATCGGCCACGCGTTGGGGTTCAACCACGTCGAGGACCGCGCCGAGTACGGCATCCTGATGGAGCCGCGGATCACGATCGGGTTTGACGGCCCGCAGTTCGACGACATCCTGGCGCTGCACCGCAACTACGGCGACCGGTTGGAGAAGAGCGGCGGCAACGACACCGCCGCGACCGCCACACAGGCCGGCGTGATCTCGCCCGGCGGCTCTTGGCAGATCGGCACGTCGGCCGGTTCTGCGGTGGTGACGCCGGACCAGTCCGACTTCATCAGCATCGACAACCTTTCGGACGTCGACTACTACGAGTTTTCTGTCGCCCAGGCGATGCTGGTCGACGTCCGGCTCACGCCGGTCGGCCCGTCGTACGGGATCGACGCCGCGAGCGGGGACCCGCTGTTCGTCACGTCGCACCTGGCCGACCTCAGCCTCGAACTCTTGGCCAACAGCCAGACGGTCGGGTTCGCAAACCTGCGTGGCTACGGCTTCGCAGAGACCATTTCGGGCCTCCAGGCGCTTCCGGGGGTGATCTACCACGCGGTGGCCCGCGGAGTGTCGGGGCAGGTGCAGATGTACCGCCTTGAGATCTCGGCCGTCCCGGAGCCGGCCTCGGCGCTGCTCATGGCCCTAGGGCTCGCGGCGTTCGCGCGTTGCCGGCGTTGGCGCGGCGCGTGTGCGTAG